A single genomic interval of Musa acuminata AAA Group cultivar baxijiao chromosome BXJ3-4, Cavendish_Baxijiao_AAA, whole genome shotgun sequence harbors:
- the LOC135635013 gene encoding uncharacterized protein LOC135635013: MEKSCLELDMEEWEFLPDNKAFLGFSHDGAKDVLLKELIVDTNYFSCPSRDVAAPLSSDPTAGDNPNDEAPDEGFKDIGVVPPVTSANQREVVRQVFFKKLKENELVDMKVVSNAMEAITPRLEPEQNQLGEVGKEGAPMVNEKDQTASEIKGKACGDGFGFTLWNWRLTGIGAFCCVAAATICIFIIGGRPQQKQRIQLGIHADDKRMKATRLNDALSSPTTKAQVSVEGQYNQ, translated from the exons ATGGAGAAATCTTGCCTGGAGTTGGACATGGAAGAGTGGGAGTTCCTCCCCGATAACAAGGCCTTCCTGGGCTTCAGCCATGACGGTGCCAAAGACGTGCTGCTCAAGGAGCTCATCGTGGACACGAACTACTTCTCATGCCCTTCCAGAGATGTTGCAGCTCCACTTAGCTCTGATCCAACTGCAGGCGACAACCCAAACGACGAGGCTCCCGACGAAGGATTCAAGGACATCGGCGTCGTCCCACCGGTGACATCAGCGAACCAGCGTGAAGTGGTACGTCAAGTCTTCTTCAAGAAGCTGAAGGAGAACGAACTCGTCGACATGAAAGTGGTCTCCAACGCCATGGAAGCCATCACGCCTCGCTTAGAACCAGAGCAGAATCAGTTGGGTGAAGTAGGCAAGGAGGGGGCTCCGATGGTGAACGAGAAGGATCAAACGGCGTCTGAGATCAAAGGCAAGGCTTGCGGGGATGGCTTTGGGTTCACACTATGGAATTGGAGATTGACAGGCATCGGAGCCTTCTGCTGCGTAGCAGCTGCGACCATCTGCATCTTCATCATTGGCGGCCGACCGCAACAGAAGCAGAGGATCCAGCTCGGTATCCATGCGGATGATAAG AGGATGAAGGCAACAAGGCTAAACGATGCACTGTCATCTCCCACCACCAAGGCACAGGTCTCAGTCGAAGGCCAGTACAATCAATAG
- the LOC135635154 gene encoding 5'-adenylylsulfate reductase-like 5, giving the protein MATHSLPLLPLLLLLSAFSVPVPRSSAAAAATSEAPFCPRSDLAFVGGLIAQCPRWIELSFPLEVDGESLDRELIHGESKGYYSVLFYASWCPFSGNIRPTFNVLSSMFPQIKHLLADESSTMPSILSRYGIHSFPAIVLSNQTATIRYRGPKDIDTLIQFYKKTTGFDPVEHLVVDQPDNLGNARSLMHQVESLRELITTEPYLVLGVLFICLKLVLSVLPVVYSHLKALWVSHGWHLNLPILCEPSQLLVRVLHGIDVNKLWSKVKLGNKTMNLRKGANNARAWASTLTSVSLGESSSPSSSSSSRRITPCDS; this is encoded by the exons ATGGCCACGCACTCTCTgcctctcctccccctcctcctcctcctttccgcCTTCTCCGTCCCGGTTCCTCGATCCTCTGCCGCTGCGGCGGCAACGTCGGAGGCGCCTTTCTGCCCCCGATCCGACCTCGCCTTCGTCGGCGGCCTCATAGCGCAATGCCCTCGCTGGATCGAGCTGTCTTTCCCCCTGGAG GTGGATGGGGAGTCTCTTGACAGAGAGTTGATTCATGGTGAGAGTAAAGGTTATTACTCTGTACTGTTCTATGCTTCATGGTGTCCATTCTCGGGCAATATTCGTCCTACTTTTAATGTTCTTAGTTCCATGTTTCCCCAAATAAAGCACTTGTTAGCGGATGAATCTTCTACAATGCCAAG TATTCTCTCGAGATATGGTATTCACAGCTTTCCAGCTATTGTTCTCTCCAACCAGACAGCAACTATTCGATACCGTGGTCCCAAGGATATCGATACTCTCATCCAATTTTACAAGAAAACTACAG GTTTCGATCCAGTTGAACACTTGGTCGTCGACCAGCCTGATAATTTAGGAAATGCGAGATCCCTAATGCATCAGGTGGAATCTCTAAGGGAGTTGATAACCACGGAGCCATATCTGGTGCTTGGAGTGCTTTTCATCTGCCTGAAGCTAGTCCTGTCCGTCTTACCTGTTGTTTACTCCCATCTCAAGGCTCTCTGGGTCTCACATGGCTGGCATCTCAACCTGCCCATCCTCTGTGAACCAAGTCAGTTGTTGGTAAGAGTGCTGCATGGAATTGACGTCAATAAACTGTGGAGCAAGGTTAAGCTGGGTAATAAGACGATGAATTTGAGGAAGGGTGCAAACAATGCTCGCGCCTGGGCTTCTACCCTAACCTCTGTCTCACTAGGTgagtcctcctccccctcctcttcctcctcctcaagaCGAATAACCCCTTGTGACTCATGA
- the LOC135636031 gene encoding uncharacterized protein LOC135636031 produces MASASSLFPSRLLPIPGHVRVAVYSTPTSLRVLLERRPKGDAKARRALFRVAAEGRNGLKQDDDGGGGVDLGRDRQRPAFNLRWRDLLSPDPENIAAVALTGLLTWASVQVLFQLFVISVAILLAAVKYSFVAALLLIILITLL; encoded by the coding sequence ATGGCTTCGGCTTCATCACTCTTTCCCTCGCGCCTTCTTCCCATCCCCGGCCATGTCCGCGTTGCGGTGTACAGCACTCCGACGTCCCTTCGTGTCCTTCTCGAGCGACGGCCAAAGGGGGATGCCAAGGCGCGGAGGGCCCTCTTCCGCGTGGCAGCGGAGGGCAGAAACGGGCTGAAGCAGgacgacgacggcggcggcggagtGGACCTGGGGAGGGACCGCCAGCGGCCGGCTTTCAACCTCCGGTGGCGAGATCTCCTGTCCCCTGACCCCGAGAACATTGCGGCCGTCGCGTTGACCGGCCTCCTCACTTGGGCCAGCGTCCAGGTCCTCTTCCAGCTCTTCGTCATCTCCGTTGCTATCCTCCTTGCGGCCGTCAAGTACTCCTTCGTCGCCGCTCTCCTCCTTATCATACTGATCACCCTCCTTTGA
- the LOC103981894 gene encoding uncharacterized protein LOC103981894, giving the protein MASRSGGVGRGRGGRGNPPGLGGGIAPRECECCRAAAGIPFCRVEWSFLCAGCAAGVHGQSWIVAVPPGPNPGSNLNPVAPSAYSLPYACQYPCPNSNPNPGPPPPPLPTAVPPPNPYPNANPSPGTNLNHVVQLSSDEDVASAGEDGDGGSSRKRRRASAEGESSAEASMMRDKEMRKNRKSRKVHADMKPRVDGKSVDTADSSGAEGEAGARGEGEPDSGGDEARVDSSEDARTDAVEELTDLGEQLRPVEAGEMVATSPSFEVEQFDEGVDLGQINAGEEVGLL; this is encoded by the coding sequence ATGGCGAGCCGTAGCGGTGGCGTCGGTCGCGGCCGGGGTGGCCGAGGCAACCCACCCGGTCTCGGCGGTGGGATCGCCCCCAGGGAGTGCGAGTGCTGCCGGGCGGCGGCCGGCATCCCCTTCTGCCGCGTGGAGTGGTCTTTCCTCTGCGCCGGCTGTGCAGCCGGCGTCCATGGTCAGAGCTGGATCGTCGCCGTACCTCCTGGCCCGAACCCTGGCTCCAATCTCAATCCTGTTGCTCCCAGCGCTTACTCTTTGCCTTATGCTTGTCAGTACCCCtgccctaattctaaccctaacccTGGGCCTCCTCCGCCTCCCCTGCCTACCGCTGTCCCTCCTCCTAATCCGTATCCTAACGCTAATCCTAGCCCCGGAACCAATCTCAACCACGTGGTGCAGCTGTCGTCGGACGAAGACGTTGCGTCCGCCGGTGAGGACGGCGACGGTGGCAGCAGCCGGAAACGTCGGCGGGCGTCGGCGGAAGGAGAGAGTTCAGCGGAAGCCAGCATGATGAGGGACAAGGAGATGCGGAAGAACCGAAAGTCCCGGAAGGTTCATGCGGACATGAAGCCAAGGGTCGATGGGAAATCTGTCGATACAGCGGATTCTTCTGGGGCAGAAGGGGAGGCTGGTGCCAGGGGAGAAGGAGAGCCTGATAGCGGTGGGGATGAGGCGCGAGTGGACTCAAGTGAGGATGCGAGGACCGATGCTGTTGAGGAGTTGACCGATCTCGGTGAGCAGCTAAGACCAGTGGAGGCAGGTGAGATGGTAGCCACAAGTCCGAGCTTTGAGGTGGAGCAGTTCGATGAAGGAGTGGATTTGGGGCAGATTAATGCTGGTGAGGAAGTGGGACTATTGTGA